From a single Mycolicibacterium mengxianglii genomic region:
- the uvrB gene encoding excinuclease ABC subunit UvrB has translation MAFATEHPVLAHSEHRPVEDMVRAGGRFEVVSEYSPAGDQPAAINDLERRIRAGERDVVLLGATGTGKSATTAWLIERLQRPTLVMAPNKTLAAQLANELREMLPHNAVEYFVSYYDYYQPEAYIAQTDTYIEKDSSINDDVERLRHSATSSLLSRRDVVVVASVSCIYGLGTPQSYLDRSVELKVGDEVPRDALLRLLVDVQYTRNDMAFTRGTFRVRGDTVEIIPSYEELAVRIEYFGDEIEALYYMHPLTGDVVRKVDSLRIFPATHYVAGPERMAQAISSIEKELEERLAELEGQGKLLEAQRLRMRTNYDIEMMRQVGFCSGIENYSRHIDGRGPGTAPATLIDYFPEDFLMVIDESHVTVPQIGGMYEGDMSRKRNLVDFGFRLPSAVDNRPLTWEEFADRIGQTVYLSATPGSYELSQVGGEVVEQVIRPTGLVDPQVIVKPTKGQIDDLIGEIRERAERDERVLVTTLTKKMAEDLTDYLLEMGIRVRYLHSEVDTLRRVELLRQLRLGDYDVLIGINLLREGLDLPEVSLVAILDADKEGFLRSPRSLIQTIGRAARNVSGEVHMYADKMTDSMKEAIDETDRRRAKQIAYNKAHGVDPQPLRKKIADILDQVYREADDTETVEIGGSGRNSSRGRRAQGEPGRAVSAGVFEGRDTKSMPRAELADLIKDMTEQMMAAARDLKFELAGRIRDEIADLKKELRGMDAAGVK, from the coding sequence ATGGCTTTCGCAACCGAACACCCGGTGCTTGCGCACTCTGAGCATCGCCCTGTCGAAGACATGGTGCGCGCAGGTGGCCGTTTCGAGGTCGTCAGCGAGTATTCGCCTGCCGGTGACCAACCTGCCGCGATCAACGACCTCGAGCGCCGCATCCGCGCAGGGGAGCGCGATGTCGTGCTGCTCGGCGCCACCGGTACCGGTAAGTCCGCGACCACCGCATGGCTCATCGAGCGCCTGCAGCGCCCCACCCTGGTGATGGCACCCAACAAGACACTGGCGGCCCAGCTGGCCAACGAACTCCGGGAGATGCTGCCCCACAACGCGGTGGAGTACTTCGTCTCGTACTACGACTACTACCAACCTGAGGCGTACATCGCGCAGACGGACACCTACATCGAGAAGGACAGCTCGATCAACGACGACGTCGAGCGGTTACGGCACTCGGCCACGTCGAGTCTGTTGTCCCGTCGCGATGTGGTGGTGGTCGCGTCGGTCTCCTGCATCTACGGCCTCGGCACACCCCAGTCCTATCTGGACCGCTCGGTGGAGCTCAAGGTCGGCGACGAGGTGCCGCGCGACGCGCTGTTACGCCTGCTGGTCGACGTGCAGTACACCCGCAATGACATGGCCTTCACCCGGGGCACGTTCCGGGTGCGCGGCGACACGGTCGAGATCATTCCCTCGTATGAGGAATTGGCGGTGCGCATCGAGTATTTCGGCGACGAGATCGAGGCGCTCTACTACATGCACCCGCTCACCGGTGACGTCGTCCGCAAGGTCGACTCTCTGCGGATCTTCCCGGCCACGCACTATGTCGCCGGGCCGGAGCGGATGGCGCAGGCGATTTCCAGCATCGAGAAGGAGCTCGAGGAGCGGCTGGCCGAATTGGAAGGCCAAGGCAAACTCCTCGAGGCGCAGCGCCTTCGGATGCGCACCAATTACGACATCGAGATGATGCGGCAGGTCGGGTTCTGCTCGGGCATCGAGAACTATTCGCGGCATATCGACGGTCGCGGTCCCGGCACCGCACCCGCCACGTTGATCGATTATTTCCCCGAAGACTTCCTGATGGTGATCGACGAGTCGCACGTCACGGTCCCGCAGATCGGCGGCATGTACGAAGGCGATATGTCGCGCAAGCGCAACCTGGTGGACTTCGGGTTCCGGTTGCCGTCGGCGGTGGACAACCGGCCGCTGACGTGGGAGGAGTTCGCAGACCGGATCGGACAGACGGTGTATCTGTCGGCGACCCCGGGCTCCTATGAGCTCAGTCAAGTCGGTGGTGAGGTGGTCGAGCAGGTCATTCGCCCGACCGGCCTCGTCGACCCCCAGGTGATCGTCAAACCGACCAAGGGTCAGATCGACGACCTGATCGGGGAGATCCGGGAACGCGCCGAGCGGGATGAGCGCGTCCTGGTGACCACGCTGACCAAGAAGATGGCCGAAGACCTCACCGACTACTTGCTGGAGATGGGCATCCGGGTGCGCTACCTGCACTCCGAGGTCGACACCCTGCGGCGGGTCGAGCTGCTGCGGCAGCTGCGCCTGGGTGACTACGACGTGCTGATCGGTATCAACCTGCTTCGTGAGGGTCTCGACCTGCCCGAGGTGTCGTTGGTGGCGATCCTCGACGCCGACAAGGAAGGCTTCCTGCGGTCGCCGCGCAGCCTTATCCAGACCATCGGCCGCGCCGCCCGTAACGTCTCCGGCGAGGTGCACATGTACGCCGACAAGATGACCGACTCGATGAAAGAAGCCATCGACGAGACGGACCGTCGCCGTGCCAAGCAGATCGCCTACAACAAGGCCCATGGTGTAGACCCTCAGCCACTGCGCAAGAAAATCGCCGACATCCTCGACCAGGTGTACCGCGAGGCTGACGACACCGAAACGGTGGAAATCGGTGGCTCCGGGCGTAATTCGTCTCGGGGCAGGCGTGCCCAGGGTGAACCGGGGCGTGCTGTTAGTGCCGGAGTCTTCGAGGGCCGCGACACCAAGAGTATGCCGCGCGCTGAGCTCGCCGATCTCATCAAGGACATGACCGAGCAGATGATGGCGGCGGCACGTGATCTGAAGTTCGAACTTGCCGGACGGATCCGCGATGAGATCGCCGACCTGAAGAAGGAACTACGTGGGATGGACGCCGCAGGGGTGAAATAA
- a CDS encoding MFS transporter, which produces MASGVTTGTATWRALLGSRYLGTSTVLAGGVGLYATNEFITISLLPSAVADIGGQRLYAWVTTVYLVASVVAATTVNPIVTRLGPRWAYLNAMAVFAAGTVACSLAPTMEMLLLGRTVQGLGGGVLAGLGYAVINAALPPELWTKASALVSAMWGVGTVVGPAAGGLFAQYGMWRWAFGALVIATAVMAVLVPFSLPARERGGVVPFRIPIGSLLLLGTAALSVSVAGIPRHAVLTAVLLAAGVALAGLFLLIDRRAKVAVLPPSTFGSGPLKWIYLTLGLLMASTMVDMYVPLFGQRLAHLVPVVAGFLGVVLSVGWTVGELSSASLRSVAVTVRVVAVAPLVMAVGLGVAAVSQVDDASRWSVAVWSAALLVTGVGIGMAWPHLSAWAMGSVRDPGEGAAAAAAINTVQLICGAFGAGLAGVVVNMSDRGDATAARWMFGVFAVLAVVGVLASYRAGRGRVPSIHPLRSG; this is translated from the coding sequence GTGGCCTCTGGCGTGACGACGGGCACCGCGACGTGGCGTGCCCTGCTCGGTTCCCGGTACCTGGGTACCTCGACGGTGCTGGCCGGCGGCGTCGGGTTGTACGCCACCAACGAGTTCATCACGATCAGCCTGCTGCCCAGCGCCGTGGCCGATATCGGTGGCCAGCGGTTGTACGCCTGGGTGACCACCGTGTATCTCGTCGCGTCCGTGGTGGCCGCGACCACCGTGAATCCCATTGTGACGCGGCTGGGTCCGCGTTGGGCGTATCTGAACGCCATGGCTGTCTTCGCCGCCGGCACCGTTGCGTGCTCCCTGGCGCCGACGATGGAGATGCTGCTGCTCGGCCGCACGGTGCAAGGTCTGGGTGGCGGGGTGCTCGCCGGACTGGGCTACGCGGTGATCAATGCCGCGCTGCCGCCCGAGCTGTGGACCAAAGCCTCGGCCCTGGTGTCCGCGATGTGGGGTGTCGGCACCGTGGTCGGCCCCGCGGCGGGCGGTCTATTTGCGCAATACGGCATGTGGCGCTGGGCATTTGGGGCGCTGGTGATCGCCACCGCGGTGATGGCAGTTCTGGTGCCGTTCTCGCTGCCCGCCCGCGAGCGTGGCGGCGTTGTGCCGTTCCGCATCCCGATCGGGTCTCTGTTGTTGCTCGGTACGGCCGCCTTGTCGGTAAGCGTGGCCGGGATCCCCCGACATGCGGTGCTGACTGCTGTGCTCCTGGCGGCCGGCGTGGCACTTGCCGGGCTGTTCCTGCTCATCGACCGACGGGCGAAGGTCGCGGTGTTGCCGCCCAGCACTTTTGGCTCCGGGCCATTGAAATGGATCTACCTGACCTTGGGTCTGTTGATGGCCTCGACCATGGTGGATATGTATGTGCCGCTGTTCGGGCAGCGGCTCGCGCATTTGGTGCCGGTGGTCGCGGGCTTCCTCGGGGTGGTGCTGTCGGTGGGCTGGACGGTCGGGGAGCTCAGCAGCGCATCGCTGCGGTCGGTCGCGGTGACGGTGCGCGTGGTGGCGGTGGCACCGTTGGTGATGGCGGTTGGTCTCGGCGTGGCCGCGGTCAGCCAGGTCGACGATGCGTCGCGCTGGTCGGTAGCGGTCTGGTCGGCGGCGTTACTGGTGACCGGCGTCGGGATCGGCATGGCCTGGCCGCATCTGTCGGCGTGGGCGATGGGCAGTGTGCGCGACCCGGGGGAAGGGGCTGCGGCGGCCGCGGCGATCAACACCGTGCAGCTCATCTGCGGAGCATTCGGCGCGGGACTGGCGGGCGTGGTGGTCAACATGAGCGACCGTGGTGATGCCACCGCCGCCCGGTGGATGTTCGGGGTGTTCGCCGTGTTGGCCGTCGTCGGTGTGCTGGCGTCCTACCGGGCCGGCCGTGGCCGCGTGCCGTCAATCCATCCGCTGCGATCAGGCTGA
- a CDS encoding DUF6414 family protein, with amino-acid sequence MFLREYLYVDVDKVRGILSQIQDGVPETSNKIERKEKAAGLKNNLVGEFGGKSSAESSLEKSLGDVLFKILEEELESLSVLSDISEEIRTVEGLKAIRDQIQPGTVIRITAPGRLFHPEQLSHAMLGIATAATGLQDMQHGLVEPDSTLPTSGKNRQSGKARPKAAAKPIPGNASPEDVLFALPENIPQLGSRDFMIGMVRFVRGMFSDGVHLHFTPADDSGPIITARLETGRRFLDSTPEVLFSRYGFKPQEWTVVGTVGHIGEEGEAADPFENLGNFSRSSAVKMIGGFLQKAGDFGFIDLPTGLSFSVVPFAVYRAVGGTSHGLPSSLPDGTPPAIEPPK; translated from the coding sequence ATTCTGTCACAAATTCAAGATGGCGTTCCCGAGACCAGCAACAAGATCGAACGAAAAGAAAAAGCAGCTGGTCTCAAGAACAACCTTGTGGGTGAATTCGGAGGAAAGTCAAGCGCCGAATCCTCTCTAGAAAAAAGTCTTGGTGATGTCCTCTTTAAGATTTTAGAAGAAGAGCTTGAATCGCTCTCCGTACTTAGTGATATCTCAGAAGAAATTAGAACCGTTGAAGGGCTGAAGGCCATCCGCGATCAAATTCAGCCCGGCACTGTAATCCGAATAACGGCGCCTGGGCGGCTCTTTCACCCAGAACAGCTGTCACACGCAATGCTTGGAATTGCGACCGCAGCCACCGGTCTGCAAGATATGCAACATGGACTGGTAGAGCCAGACTCAACCCTGCCCACTTCCGGGAAGAATCGACAATCCGGAAAAGCGCGTCCCAAAGCAGCTGCCAAACCTATTCCTGGAAATGCCTCCCCTGAGGATGTTTTGTTCGCTCTTCCAGAAAACATCCCGCAACTAGGATCACGCGATTTTATGATCGGCATGGTCAGATTCGTACGGGGAATGTTTAGCGACGGGGTTCACTTACATTTCACTCCGGCAGACGACAGCGGACCCATCATAACTGCGCGCCTCGAAACAGGGCGTAGATTCTTGGACTCAACTCCCGAAGTATTGTTTTCACGATACGGATTTAAGCCGCAAGAATGGACTGTGGTTGGCACTGTTGGCCATATTGGGGAAGAGGGCGAGGCTGCTGATCCATTTGAAAATTTAGGAAATTTCAGCCGTTCGAGCGCCGTCAAGATGATTGGTGGATTCCTCCAAAAAGCAGGAGATTTTGGGTTCATCGATCTCCCGACCGGCCTTAGCTTCTCGGTGGTTCCCTTCGCCGTATATCGAGCTGTAGGCGGTACAAGCCACGGCTTACCGTCTTCACTTCCTGATGGAACACCACCTGCCATCGAACCGCCCAAGTAG
- the coaE gene encoding dephospho-CoA kinase: MLRIGLTGGIGAGKSTVSATFSECGGIIVDGDVIAREVVEPGTPGLAQLVDAFGEDILQADGALNRPALAAVAFSDDEKRKTLNSIVHPLVGHRRSELIAAASDDAVIVEDIPLLVESQMAPMFPLVIVVDADQELRVRRLIEYRGFSEEDARARIKAQATEEQRRAVADVWLDNSGTAGALVEKARELWYQRIVPFAHNVQQREPAQVTPRLVPYDPTWPDQAKRVLARLNTACGHRARRIDHIGSTAVPGLDAKDVLDIQVTVDSLDIADELSEALLTAGYPRIESVTEDVAKPVGRSTVAEFDHVTDERFWRKRIHASADPGRPTNVHIRVDGWPNQQFALLFTDWVGADPGVQEDYVALKLRVSAAGHHDTGAYADAKEPWFLDAYGRAWEWADTTGWRP; the protein is encoded by the coding sequence ATGCTGCGAATCGGTCTGACCGGCGGTATCGGTGCCGGCAAGTCCACCGTGTCGGCCACCTTCAGCGAGTGCGGCGGCATCATCGTCGACGGCGACGTCATCGCCCGCGAGGTGGTCGAGCCCGGCACCCCGGGATTGGCGCAGCTGGTGGATGCCTTCGGTGAGGACATCCTGCAGGCCGACGGCGCGCTCAATCGGCCGGCGCTGGCGGCGGTCGCCTTCAGCGACGACGAGAAACGCAAAACCCTCAACAGCATCGTGCATCCTCTGGTCGGGCACCGACGTTCCGAGTTGATAGCGGCCGCCTCAGACGACGCCGTCATCGTCGAGGACATCCCGCTGCTGGTGGAATCCCAGATGGCGCCGATGTTCCCGCTGGTCATCGTTGTGGACGCCGACCAGGAGCTGCGTGTGCGCCGATTGATCGAGTACCGCGGATTCAGCGAGGAGGACGCCCGGGCGCGCATCAAAGCTCAGGCCACCGAGGAGCAACGCCGTGCGGTCGCCGATGTGTGGCTGGACAATTCGGGCACTGCCGGCGCACTGGTCGAGAAGGCGCGTGAGCTCTGGTACCAGCGGATCGTGCCCTTCGCCCACAATGTGCAGCAGCGCGAACCGGCCCAGGTGACGCCGCGGCTGGTGCCCTACGACCCCACGTGGCCCGATCAGGCCAAGCGGGTGCTGGCCCGGCTCAACACTGCGTGCGGACACCGCGCCAGGCGGATCGACCACATCGGCTCGACCGCGGTGCCCGGGCTGGACGCCAAGGACGTGCTCGACATCCAGGTGACCGTTGATTCCCTGGACATCGCCGACGAGTTGAGCGAGGCGCTACTGACGGCGGGATATCCGCGGATCGAGTCGGTCACCGAAGACGTCGCCAAACCCGTTGGCCGCAGCACCGTCGCCGAGTTCGACCACGTGACGGATGAGCGATTCTGGCGCAAGCGAATTCATGCCTCCGCGGATCCCGGACGGCCGACGAATGTGCACATCCGGGTGGACGGCTGGCCCAACCAGCAGTTCGCGCTGCTGTTCACCGACTGGGTGGGCGCCGACCCAGGCGTGCAGGAGGACTATGTGGCGCTGAAGCTGCGGGTCTCCGCGGCCGGTCACCACGACACCGGCGCCTATGCCGACGCCAAGGAGCCGTGGTTCCTCGATGCATACGGCCGGGCGTGGGAGTGGGCGGACACCACCGGTTGGCGTCCGTAA
- a CDS encoding DUF402 domain-containing protein, with amino-acid sequence MHAPKHETFDLAAHTNTDPKGFVRDVDVYLREPWGLYMARPAPGRAQFHYLQSWLLPSLGLRATVFHWNPGHEREQDFYLDVVRIAVDGDIWRTVDHYIDLVVHAGAHTAVIDVDELLEAHKVGLITDKTAQEAFAVAFAAVDGLARHSHDLHAWLGSNGMNLSWR; translated from the coding sequence ATACACGCGCCCAAGCACGAGACCTTCGATCTGGCGGCTCACACGAACACCGACCCCAAGGGATTCGTCCGAGACGTCGACGTCTACCTGCGCGAACCGTGGGGCCTCTACATGGCGCGGCCGGCGCCGGGACGCGCGCAGTTCCACTACCTCCAGTCGTGGCTGCTGCCCAGCCTCGGACTCCGGGCCACCGTCTTTCACTGGAACCCCGGGCACGAACGCGAACAGGACTTTTACCTCGACGTGGTCCGGATCGCCGTCGACGGCGACATCTGGCGCACCGTCGACCACTACATCGATCTCGTGGTGCACGCCGGAGCCCATACCGCGGTCATCGACGTCGACGAGCTACTCGAGGCCCACAAGGTGGGTCTGATCACCGACAAAACCGCCCAGGAGGCATTTGCCGTTGCCTTTGCTGCGGTCGACGGGTTGGCACGTCACAGCCATGACCTGCATGCTTGGTTAGGTAGTAACGGGATGAATCTGTCTTGGCGATAG